In Balaenoptera ricei isolate mBalRic1 chromosome 7, mBalRic1.hap2, whole genome shotgun sequence, a single window of DNA contains:
- the LOC132368727 gene encoding LOW QUALITY PROTEIN: protein FAM136A-like (The sequence of the model RefSeq protein was modified relative to this genomic sequence to represent the inferred CDS: substituted 2 bases at 2 genomic stop codons): protein MAELQQLWVQEAVDPXXRVWRENIRKMQGLRFWCSAGCCEVSQVSVQQVHQCTERCRAPLAQAQALGTRELEKFQDRLARCTMHCNNKAKDSMDAGSKELQVKRRLESCVTKCGDDHMNLSPTMTKKMKECLSSVGK from the coding sequence ATGGCGGAGCTGCAGCAGCTCTGGGTGCAGGAGGCGGTGGACCCCTGATGAAGAGTCTGGAGAGAGAACATCCGGAAGATGCAGGGCCTCAGGTTCTGGTGCAGCGCCGGCTGTTGTGAGGTCAGCCAGGTGTCCGTGCAGCAAGTGCACCAGTGCACTGAGCGCTGCCGTGCACCTCTGGCTCAAGCCCAGGCCCTGGGGACCCGAGAGTTGGAGAAGTTCCAGGACCGCCTGGCCCGGTGCACTATGCATTGCAACAACAAAGCCAAAGATTCAATGGATGCGGGGAGTAAAGAGCTTCAGGTGAAGCGGCGGCTGGAGAGTTGCGTGACCAAGTGTGGGGATGACCACATGAACCTCTCCCCAACCATGACCAAGAAGATGAAGGAGTGTCTCTCATCCGTTGGGAAATAG
- the GPR55 gene encoding G-protein coupled receptor 55, whose protein sequence is MSQSENCSFHDVDELMKTVQLAVHIPTFLLGLLLNLLAIRGFSSFLKKRWPCYAATSIYMINLAVFDLLLVLSLPFKMALSHVKAPLLPFCTLVECFYFISMYGSIFTICFISLDRFLAIRYPLLVSHLRSPRKTFGICCAIWVLVWVGSTPIYSFHGKVEDYRCFHNMSDGTWSAKVFYPLEVFGFLLPMSIMGFCSYRNICILVARRDHTQDWGQQKACIWTIAASLAVFVVSFLPVHLSFLLQFLVRNGFIVECRAKKNIILFLQLSMCFSNINCCLDVFCYYFVIKEFRTDMMAHQPPRAQLVLQDTMTTMAKGRKLCLEEGNLGLNSTADTSS, encoded by the coding sequence ATGAGCCAGAGTGAGAACTGCTCCTTCCACGATGTGGATGAGCTGATGAAAACCGTGCAGCTGGCTGTCCACATCCCCACCTTCCTCCTCGGTCTGCTCCTCAATCTGCTCGCCATCCGAGGCTTCAGCTCCTTCCTGAAGAAGAGGTGGCCCTGCTACGCTGCCACCTCCATCTACATGATCAACCTGGCGGTCTTTGACCTGCTGCTGGTGCTCTCTCTCCCATTCAAGATGGCCCTGTCTCACGTGAAGgctccccttcttcccttctgtACCCTAGTGGAGTGCTTCTACTTCATCAGCATGTATGGGAGCATCTTCACTATCTGCTTCATCAGCCTGGACAGATTCTTGGCCATCCGGTACCCGCTCCTGGTCAGCCACCTCCGGTCCCCCAGGAAGACCTTTGGGATCTGCTGCGCCATCTGGGTCCTGGTGTGGGTGGGGAGCACCCCTATCTACAGCTTCCATGGGAAAGTGGAAGATTACAGGTGCTTCCACAACATGTCTGACGGCACCTGGAGTGCCAAGGTCTTCTACCCTCTTGAGGTCTTcggcttcctcctccccatgagCATCATGGGCTTCTGCTCCTACAGGAACATCTGCATTCTGGTCGCCCGTCGGGACCACACCCAGGACTGGGGCCAGCAGAAGGCCTGTATCTGGACTATCGCGGCCAGTCTGGCTGtctttgtggtctcctttctccCCGTCCACCTGAGTTTCCTCTTGCAGTTCCTGGTGAGGAATGGCTTTATCGTGGAGTGCAGAGCCAAGAAGAACATCATCTTGTTCTTGCAACTGTCCATGTGTTTCTCCAACATCAACTGCTGTCTGGATGTTTTCTGCTACTACTTTGTCATCAAAGAATTCCGCACGGATATGATGGCCCACCAGCCTcccagggcccagctggtccTCCAGGACACCATGACCACCATGGCTAAGGGAAGAAAGCTGTGCTTGGAGGAAGGAAACCTCGGTCTGAATTCCACAGCAGATACCTCTTCCTAG